The Planctomycetota bacterium DNA window GAAGATCACGTACAGGAGCGAGAATCCGAACATGGACTGTCCCCGCACCGCCGTGACTCCGGCCAGGCCGCGCAGGGCGCTCGTGAGGGGATAGGTGATCTGGTCCTCGACCTCCTGCGGGCTGCGGCCCGGCCAGTCGGCGTAGACGATCACCTGGTTTTCGCTGACGTCCGGGATGGCGTCCACGGGCGTCCGCTGCATGCGGACGTAGCCCGCCGCGGCGAGCGCGCCGGCGGCCAGGATCACCACCAGCCGGTTGCGCAGGGAGAACTCGATGAGCTTCTCGATCATGGTTCCACCTTCAATGGCGATGCCCCGGCGGCTCCTTGACCTCGGTGGCGCCTCCGTAGAGGGCGCTGGCGCCGGTGGTGATCTGCGACTGGGAATCCAGCAGATAGGCCGCGCGCGTCACCACGCGGTCGCCTTTCTTCAGCCCCCGCCGGACGGGGAAATAATCTCCCGCGAGAGGCCCCAGTTCGACTTCCGTGCGCCGGTACGTTCCGGGTCCGGTCTCGACGAACACCCACCGCTTGAGGCCGCCGTCGAGGACCGCCGAGCGCGGCACCGCGAGCGAGCGCGGGGGGACGAGCTCCTTTTTCTCCTTGAGCGTCATCGGGCATTTGGGGCACTTGCCCGGCTTGTCTTCGCGCACGTCCGGACAGCACTCCGCGCAGACCCAGACGGTCCGCTCCTGGGCCACGGGCTTGCGCACCTTGCGGACGTCGAGGGGCGCTCCGCACGTGGGGCACGTCCCGGGGCCCGGCGCGGGTCCGTGGGCGTGGCAGAAGTGCTCGTCCACTTCCGCCAGCCCCTCCGGTCCGAGCGGCGTCCCGCCGGGTCCGAGCGGCGCCCACAGGAGCGTCTCCACGTACATTCCGGGAAGAAGTTTCCGATCCGGGTTGGGCACGTCCACGCGCAGGTGAAGCGTCCGCGTCTTCTCGTCGAGGAACGCGTGCACGTAGCTCACCGCGCCGCGGAAGACTTCTCCGGGATGGGCGGGCGAGACGATCTCCACCTTCTGGCCCGTGTGGACGAACGGAACGTCCGGCTCGTACACGTCGGCCCGGACCCAGACGCTGGAGAGATCCACGACGTTCATGAGCGGGTCGCCCT harbors:
- a CDS encoding efflux RND transporter periplasmic adaptor subunit, producing MKRSNLVQTAIVLGAVAVVILFVLRERLADWIAPPYVEEAPVRPDEDDPWVYVCPMDGFQRKDPGPCLVPSCGGMPLTEEHRVRRSQLNRARELSLSSDTIRTIGLATEPVEERELARRLRALGRVAADERLTRQISARVEGRLEHVYKNFVGAEVRQGEPLAEVYSPAAVAAQEELLIALRRNDAGAAEAARRRLLLWGFSESEIRDVEKEGRPRLRLTFPAPLSGVVSEIAVHHGHWVREGDPLMNVVDLSSVWVRADVYEPDVPFVHTGQKVEIVSPAHPGEVFRGAVSYVHAFLDEKTRTLHLRVDVPNPDRKLLPGMYVETLLWAPLGPGGTPLGPEGLAEVDEHFCHAHGPAPGPGTCPTCGAPLDVRKVRKPVAQERTVWVCAECCPDVREDKPGKCPKCPMTLKEKKELVPPRSLAVPRSAVLDGGLKRWVFVETGPGTYRRTEVELGPLAGDYFPVRRGLKKGDRVVTRAAYLLDSQSQITTGASALYGGATEVKEPPGHRH